The DNA window TGAATATAGGCGGGCGCCACGAGCTCGGCTTCCTTCTTCTGCAGAAGCTCGAACGCGGCATCTGCCTTATTAGCCAGCATGTAATCAAGCGCAGTTAGCTTGCGCCGAGGTGTAGCGAAGGCATCGTCGCAGAGCGCCTTGTTGTCATCGTAGAGACAGATTTCAAACGTCTTGCGTCGAGTTGCATCGCGATCGGCGAAGACCCTCGCGGTCTCCGTTACGTGCTCTGCATAGTTGTCAACGCAGTTCTTCTGATAATCGCCGTCGTTGTCGCGAATGACGGCCGTTCTCACGTGCAGCAGCTTGGCAAGGTCAAGGTAGCGCTTGAAGCTTGTCCCGCCAACGGAAATTACGTGCACGCCGTCACGCTTCAGCGAGGAACCCGAGTGCTTCGTATAGAGGGCGTCCAGGAGAATGAACTCGGCGTCACCCTCGACTAATATCACCTTCTTGGACAACGAAAATTCCAGCACACTGTTGTCCGGCGCCTTCATAAAGAATTTGGCGGTGTCCTCGGGAAGCTTGTTCAGCCTGGCGTGTTTGCCGCCGGCACCCAGCAGGACCGCCTTGCGCAAGTCCAGGCGTGACGAGATGAGGCTGCTGTGTGTCGCGATGAACAGCTGCTTGTTCGACGACTGAGCGATGCGCTCGATGAGCTTGTTCATCGTCACGTGGCTGAGATGGTTCTCCGGCTCCTCCAGCAGCAGCACATCCAAGCGGCTGTCTCCACCACGCTTGCGCAGCGCGAACTCGGTCTTGATGAAGCACTGGCGTCCCTTGCCTTTGCTCTCAATCGGAATGTCGTCTTCCGTGATTACCAGATCGGCTTCAAGGTTTGACTTGGCGCTCGTGCGCACTGCGAACTTATAGTCGTCAAGTTTGTCGTTCAGTTCGGCAAGATGGGTAGTTCGGAACGCGCCCTTGTTCTGCCGATAAGCGTTCTCGAGCTTGCTTCGGTGGGCCACGTCCGCCTGGAGAGCGAAGACAGACCGGGTGTACTCGCGTGCAGCATAGTCGCTGTCGATTCTGGAGCTGTCGATGGCCAAGTGTCGCACATGCCGCTTGACGCTCGAATAGGCGTCGCCGGCGAACGTCATGAAGTGCACGCCGTAGTACTCGTAGGGGAAGTTCGTCGGGTCCTCCGCCAGGGCCTCGGCGATCTCCTTGCTGAACTCGTCCATTGGCTTGAAGGTCATCTTCAGACCATCTCGCTCGAGGCGCTTCGAGTTGTTCTTCCCGTTCAGCTCTGGTCTTACACCTGCCGACAGGTAGACCTCGACGAATAGCTCTGGCAGGCGCTCGATAGTGCGCGCGCCGGCTTGGAATGCCTTCACTCCACCTGCGTTGAGCAGCGTCTCGATGCCAACGGTCTCAACCTTGCTGCGGCTTGCGCTCATCACGAGCTCGAGCGCAAGCAGTATGGAACTCTTGCCGGCTTCATTGTCCCCAATCAGGAGGTTCAGGTCAGGATCAAACTCGAGCTCAACGTTATCGAACTTCTTGAAGTTCGATAGAACCATTCTTTCAATCGTAGGCATTTCTACTCCCTGGCACAGCGCCATTTGCTCGCAAACCAACCTCGATGGCCGCGGCCCACGGAATGCGCTTCATGCCACCCCTTCGTTCTGGCGTGCAGGCATGGTGTGGCGGCAGCGCCCGCAGGCCCAGAAACGGGTTCCGTTGGTGGAGTTCGTTTTCAGGGTCATCTTGGAACCGCAGTTCACACAGGTGGCACGCCAGAAGTCGCCTTCCGTTGCAACGGCCAGCAGATGCTGCTGCACCTCGGCGGGTTGGGTCTGAATGTGACGAAGCAAACGGGCTCCGTCGAACAACGTGAGGTCGTGCCTGCTGGCCAACTCTTGTGCTGCCGGCATGAACGTAGACGAGGTGAAGTAAATGGCCGTAGCGACTCGATGATCTGTTTTCAGACCGAGGAACTCGCGAATCTGCACTTCACCAACTTTCTTCCCCGACCAGTTCTTGCACTGCACGATGCCGGTCAACTGCGCCTTGGATGCATCGCTGTAGAGTCGAATATCGATGCCACCATCGGCGCCAAACGCTTGCGACGACGTGATGTGTCCTTCGTGTTGCAACAAAGCTTCGCACAGGGTTTCAAAGCACCGCCACTCGATCAGGTCGAACACAGCGTGTGACCAGACGATGGGACGTGCAGGTGTGTCGGGTGTGCGCTCGGCTGGACGCCAGCGGTTGCGAATGTCGTCGTCGATCAGCACGCCGCTAGGCTGATCGGCAGGGCGTGGTGGCGCGGTCCGACGGCTTCCAAAGACCGGTTCCACAGGCGTCCAGTCCAAACCCTTGCCCCGGTTGGACGGCAGGACGTGCAGGCCCAAGAAGAACGCCCCGAGGGCAACAGCCAGCCACGCCCAAGGGCGGAAGACCTCGAACATGATCGTCAGCGGGCTGCTCCGAAGAAAGGTCAGCGCAACCAGCACCCCCACGCCGATGGCGAGTAGCGTCAACCCCATCTCGCCGAGGCTCTTGGACTTGCGGCGGCGTGCCATCATCAGCCACCAATCTTTGCAGCGAGTTGCCCGGCCACATCCCGCCCCTGTTCATCACGCTTCACAGCGAACAGGAACAGGCAGCGACCACCGCTGCTGCGCTCCCACTGGTCACCGGCCTGCTTTTTCTCGCGCGAGTCATCGTTGGTCTCGTAGGGCTCGCCCTTGTACTCGACGATCAGCACGCGGCCATCCTGCAGCTCGGTCACGAAGTCCGGGTAGAAGTAGTCCGTGGCGGTTGGGAACCAGAACGAACACCTGGGTTGGCGCTCGATGTTGCGCACCCAGTATCTCACCTGCGGATGGGCGTCGATCAGCCGGGCGCATTGGAACTCTTCGGAGTCCCGTCCGCTGGGGGTCTTCTCCCGAAGATCATGGATCACCGGGTAGAAGTGCTTCTCGAATTGGTAGCTGCCCCGGTAGACGTTCCTTGCGGGATATTGACCGGCCTCGAAGCGAAAACTGTGCGGCGCCGCTTGTTCCGCCGGCGGCACGCTCATCTCCGGCAGCCGAAGCTGGAATCCCTGCGCCACCGCGTGTTGGCGAAGCCGCTCGATCTCGCGCTCAATCGCTTGCGCAAGCTGGAACCGCGCCCGCACCAGGGCGGTCAGGGTCATGCTCCGGTCGTGGAGCAGGTGCTGCACCATGCGCAGCAGATAGGTCTGCAGTTGCGGCTGGGATACATCGGGCTGGCGTAATTCCCGATCCAACCACGCCACCAGGTCCTGCTCGGACACATGGCTGGGCGCATCGTCAAGATGCAACTGCGCGGTGTCGATCTTGCGGTATTCGACGCGGGCGGCGTTCACGTCGATCTGGAAGGTGTTCACCGTCTCGACGATGTTGAACCCGGCCAGTTGCGCGGCCTGGTTGGACAGGTTCCAGTCGCCCAGCCCGGTCAGTGTCTCCCGCTCCACGGTTTCCAGGTGGCCGTCCAGGTTCAGGCAGAGCTGCGGGATGGGGACGAAGGTCTCACCCAGTTGTGCCGGGGCGCGCATTGCCTGGCGCATGGCGCGGAAGTCGTCGAACTGATCGCGCACCTTGTCCCGTTCCTTGGCGGACACGGTGTTCTCGACGAAGGCTTGCGTCTGGGCCAAGGTGTCGGCGCTGACATCACCACGCAGGATGACGGTCACCCCCTGTGTGGTCGGGCGGATCTCCACGGCTTGCCGTACCTGTTCGGGCCAGTGCTGGGTGTCCGGGACTTGCGAAACCTGGAAGGTGAAGTCGGGAATTGCCTGCGGAACCCGGCCTTGTCCCCCTTGCAAATCGAGCCAGCCCTGCGGCAGCAAGGCCGCTGCGGCCTCGAAACGCTCGAAGCCCATGTTCTGCACCATGCGGTCCTTGAGCGTGGACGCAGCCTGGGCGAAGTTCTCGGCAATGATGTGGGCATAGGCCTTGTTCAAGGCCTCCTGCTGCCGGGAACGGGCATAGGGCATGCGCAGCACGCGCCCGAGCAACTGTTCCACGTCCTTGGCCGAGTTCACGGAT is part of the Thiomonas sp. X19 genome and encodes:
- a CDS encoding ATP-dependent endonuclease, with product MVLSNFKKFDNVELEFDPDLNLLIGDNEAGKSSILLALELVMSASRSKVETVGIETLLNAGGVKAFQAGARTIERLPELFVEVYLSAGVRPELNGKNNSKRLERDGLKMTFKPMDEFSKEIAEALAEDPTNFPYEYYGVHFMTFAGDAYSSVKRHVRHLAIDSSRIDSDYAAREYTRSVFALQADVAHRSKLENAYRQNKGAFRTTHLAELNDKLDDYKFAVRTSAKSNLEADLVITEDDIPIESKGKGRQCFIKTEFALRKRGGDSRLDVLLLEEPENHLSHVTMNKLIERIAQSSNKQLFIATHSSLISSRLDLRKAVLLGAGGKHARLNKLPEDTAKFFMKAPDNSVLEFSLSKKVILVEGDAEFILLDALYTKHSGSSLKRDGVHVISVGGTSFKRYLDLAKLLHVRTAVIRDNDGDYQKNCVDNYAEHVTETARVFADRDATRRKTFEICLYDDNKALCDDAFATPRRKLTALDYMLANKADAAFELLQKKEAELVAPAYIQEAIKWINE
- a CDS encoding DEAD/DEAH box helicase, which encodes MLALKTYQQQTLDALTAFLQRCRSQPVATAFAATLAGQERAVPYQPIFGDTPAVCLRIPTGGGKTLLAAHCIAATSRTLLDTDAPVALWLTPSDTIRTQALDALANVRHPYRQALAHSFGDRVQVCDLDSLQTISPQDVGKAAIVVVATIQSFNVSNTAQRNVYAFFEELAPHFDNLPAHLTQGLEKVTAADLVSQPYLTEKDVGRVKYSVANWLHLQCPVVIVDEAHNNRTERFFQTLGRVNPSCIIELTATPVPGNNVLHHVSAQELKAEQMIKLPIVLAEHPQGWRDCVADAIRTRDQLETTAQTEPDYIRPIVLIQAAPRGNEATVDVVRQYLLDDQHIPEDQIAVATGAQKELDGIDLFDRACQIRYVITVEALKEGWDCSFAYVLASLQSVNSAKDVEQLLGRVLRMPYARSRQQEALNKAYAHIIAENFAQAASTLKDRMVQNMGFERFEAAAALLPQGWLDLQGGQGRVPQAIPDFTFQVSQVPDTQHWPEQVRQAVEIRPTTQGVTVILRGDVSADTLAQTQAFVENTVSAKERDKVRDQFDDFRAMRQAMRAPAQLGETFVPIPQLCLNLDGHLETVERETLTGLGDWNLSNQAAQLAGFNIVETVNTFQIDVNAARVEYRKIDTAQLHLDDAPSHVSEQDLVAWLDRELRQPDVSQPQLQTYLLRMVQHLLHDRSMTLTALVRARFQLAQAIEREIERLRQHAVAQGFQLRLPEMSVPPAEQAAPHSFRFEAGQYPARNVYRGSYQFEKHFYPVIHDLREKTPSGRDSEEFQCARLIDAHPQVRYWVRNIERQPRCSFWFPTATDYFYPDFVTELQDGRVLIVEYKGEPYETNDDSREKKQAGDQWERSSGGRCLFLFAVKRDEQGRDVAGQLAAKIGG
- a CDS encoding restriction endonuclease; the encoded protein is MMARRRKSKSLGEMGLTLLAIGVGVLVALTFLRSSPLTIMFEVFRPWAWLAVALGAFFLGLHVLPSNRGKGLDWTPVEPVFGSRRTAPPRPADQPSGVLIDDDIRNRWRPAERTPDTPARPIVWSHAVFDLIEWRCFETLCEALLQHEGHITSSQAFGADGGIDIRLYSDASKAQLTGIVQCKNWSGKKVGEVQIREFLGLKTDHRVATAIYFTSSTFMPAAQELASRHDLTLFDGARLLRHIQTQPAEVQQHLLAVATEGDFWRATCVNCGSKMTLKTNSTNGTRFWACGRCRHTMPARQNEGVA